The Daucus carota subsp. sativus chromosome 2, DH1 v3.0, whole genome shotgun sequence genome includes a window with the following:
- the LOC108208172 gene encoding glutaredoxin-C10: MNGLRLHDGGVRLELTPPTCSLAIDVSESPEMRIHRLISENPVVIFTRSSSCCMCHVMKQLLSNIGVHPTVIELEDDEVTAAGENAPAVFIGGTRVGGFESLVALHLSGHLVPKLIEIGALGSLNRNRMMMMVL; encoded by the coding sequence ATGAACGGACTTCGATTGCACGACGGCGGCGTCCGCCTAGAACTCACTCCACCTACTTGTTCACTTGCCATCGATGTCTCCGAGTCACCGGAGATGAGAATCCACCGGCTGATTTCCGAGAACCCCGTCGTGATCTTCACGCGCTCTTCTAGTTGCTGCATGTGTCACGTGATGAAGCAGCTTTTGTCGAATATCGGCGTTCATCCAACGGTGATCGAGCTTGAGGACGATGAGGTAACCGCCGCCGGGGAGAATGCGCCGGCAGTGTTCATCGGAGGGACACGTGTGGGAGGGTTTGAGAGCCTTGTGGCACTTCATCTGAGTGGTCATCTTGTTCCCAAGCTCATTGAAATAGGTGCTCTGGGGAGCTTGAATAGAAATAGAATGATGATGATGGTATTGTAA